The Sulfitobacter sp. SK011 genome contains the following window.
ACCCGCCGTTGCAAGGTTGCGCCGCACAAATCCCGCAGCAGTGTAGGTTGCCGCGGTTCCATACGGTTGCGTATGTTTTGCCACATCGCACATCAAGCCCTCGCCCCAAAGCTCAGGGTTTTTTGCTGGCGAAAAGCCGTCCAGAAACCACGCATCCGCGCGCCCTTCCCACTGGCTAACTGTCTCTCTCGCATCGCCGAGAACCACGTCGACCTGCACGCCCGGCAAATTCAATACGCCACCGTATGGTTCCCATGCGTCTTTCAGGATATCTCGCTTTCCGCCAAAATCAGGAAAGGCCGCATGCGCACGTTCCATATCAGCCTTCGATAAGGGAAACGCCTCAAAGCTGGTGAAGAACAACGTGCCGGAACAGCCCGCCTTTTCCCAAGCGTCCCATGCGACAAGCAGGTTCAACCCCGTCCCAAACCCAAGTTCTGCAATATGAAAACCATCTACAAAGCGGGCAGGCAGGTCATTTCCAGCCAAAAACACATGCTCTGTCTCGGCAACACCATCATCCAGGCTGAAAAACGGATCATCAAATTGGGTAGAGACAGGAACATCACCATCCCGCCACTCAATCTGATCGCTCTGGTTCTGCACAGTGGCACCTTGTATGGGTATGGTATCGCGCAGACCTTGCGCAAAGAGGGACCCATTGGCAATGGTCGATATCACCATCAGAGGCGCTGGGATTTTCGGCCTTTCAGTGGCTTGGGCCTGTGTGAAACGGGGTGCGCGGATTCAGGTCATTGACCCATACGGCCCCGCTGCAGGCAGCAGCGGTGGCATTGTCGGCGCATTGGCCCCCCATGTGCCGGAAAAATGGAACACCAAAAAGGCTTTCCAACTGGACAGCTTATTGATGGCAAAGGATTTCTGGTCAGATATTGAACACGCCGGCGGTGGCGCATCTGGCTATGCAAGGAACGGCAGGTTGCAACCCGTTCATGATGAAAACGCCCTTGATCTGGCCCGAAAACGCGCTGAAACCGCCTCGAACGTCTGGCAGGACAACGCACAATGGCACGTCGTTCGCGCGACAGGCGCGGCTTGGGAACCCATCAGCACCACGGGTTGGCTGATCCAAGACACGCTCAGCGCCTTGATACATCCACGCAAGGCTTGTGATGCATTGGTAAGAGCTTTGGCCGCGAAAGGGGTTCAGGTCACGGCGGATGGCGCTGATCGGGGCCATGTACTTTGGGCGACAGGGGTTGCGGGGCTTGAAGCGCTGAACAAAGGCCACCATCGTCCGGTTGGCAGCGGTGAAAAGGGACAAGCCGCCCTGCTGGATCACAACGCGGCGGGCCATGCGCAACTGTTCGCTGGGGGCGTTCATATTATTCCGCATCTGGATGGAACTGTCGCAGTCGGGTCAACCTCTGAACGCGCCTACGACAGAGCAGCAGAAACTGATGATCAACTCCACGCCGTCATCGCCGCCGCACGCGATGCGGTGCCCTCCTTAAAGGATGCCCGTGTCATTCAACGCTGGGCAGGCCTGCGCCCGCGCAGTCGCAGCCGCGCGCCCATGCTTGGCCCATGGCCGGAAAGGCCAGGACATTTTATCGCCAATGGCGGTTTCAAGATTGGATTTGGGATGGCCCCAAAAATCGCAGACGTGATGGCCGACTTGTTACTGGAAGGGCGCGACCGGATCCCGGATGGATTTCGGGTTGAGGACAGTTTTTAAGCCGCGTCGATCACGACATCTTATTGATCAATGTCTTCAAAGACTGCATCAGTGCCGACAATTCCTTGATATAGATTTCACCGGTCAGCCGCCCGTTTTCGTCAAATTGCTTTTGACTCGCGGCCAGATGAATTTCAGGACCCTGCAGGATCATCGGGCGAAAGGGCACCATGAACCCACGCAATATCATCTGTGCCCGCTCGCCACCTGCACGACCTGCTGCCGCTGACATCACCGCCAGTGGCTTGTTGTTCCACGGGTTGCCTTCCACGCGGCTCACCCAGTCCAGGGCATTCTTTAACACGCCAGATGGCCCTTTGTTATATTCAGGCGTAGAGATCAGGACCGCATCCGCCGCTCCAATCTGCGCATGCAATTTTTTGACCGCATCTGGGATGCCGGTCTTCTCTTCATCATCGCCATCATAAAGTGGGAAATGAATTTCAGCTTCGGAATAATCACACTCACCAAACAGCCGTGCCGCTTCGCGCAGAAGTTTACGATTTGTCGACTCAGTGCGCAGTGATCCAGAGATGCCGAGTATTTTTGGAGTTGTCATATGCGTGAAGCCCATCCTTGATTTCGATGACCATAATGTTGTGCGCCAACCCCAAAAGGCAAGAAGCCCCTGCATAACACAGAGGCTTCTTGGTTTTTTTCGCGATAGAAATTATCTTGCGTTGGGCAGAATTACAATTTCAACCCGACGGTTTTGTGCCTTACCCGCAGCGCTAAGGTTACTGGCGATGGGTTGGGATTCACCACGTCCGATGGACTGTATCCGTGATGGTGGAACACCATCGGCGACCAACACGTTTGCCACTGCAAAGGCGCGGCCTTCTGACAATTGCTGATTATATGCGGCTTCACCATCGCTGTCGGTGTGGCCGATAATCTGCAAAGTGGAATTGGCATAGACATTCACGTTGTTCGCAAGTGCGCGCAGGTCATCGCGCAAACCAGCGTTCACCGTCGTGCTGTCAGTCGCGAACAGGATATCCTGGGGCAGCGTTACAATCAGACGATCACCGGTGTTGGTGATGATCACATTGCTGTCCAGCTGACGACGCAAGTCCGCCTCTTGTTTGTCCAGAGAATAGCCGACACCGCCACCGATCGCGCCGCCGATCAGCGCACCTTTGAGGGCGGCATCACCACGGTTGCCATCACCCTTGGACAGCGCACCGATCAAGGCACCAGCACCGGCACCGATCAAGGCACCATTCTTGGTTTTCTGGTTCGGATCATTCGGACCCGCGCCGATCTGACCGGTTTCTGTACATGCACCGAGCGTCATCGCACCGACCAAAACGCTGGCCAAAGTAAGTTTCGAAGAAATCATAGTTACTGCTTTCATATGTGTGGCCCCGTTCGGGCGGGGCATCTTAGTATCTGCAGTATATAGGCAGTTGACCGCCGATAAAATCAGGGGGGATTTTTCATCGGCAGTATCCCGCGCATGAGCATCAAGCCTCTGCGCGCGCGGCCTCATATGCCAGCATTGCGCGTTTCACTGGCAAACCCCAATGGTACCCCCCCAGCGCCCCCGATTTACGCAGGGCGCGGTGACAGGGGATCAGCCACGACACCGGATTACGCCCCACAGCAGTGCCAACGGCGCGCACTGCTTTTGGTTTGCCGACCGCGCTGGCAATCTCCGAATAGGTGGTGACCTGGCCTGATGGAATGCTCAACAATGCTTCCCACACTTTGATCTGGAATGGCGCGCCAATCAGATAGAGCGGTGCCTTGTCCAGCTTCCCGCCCTGCGCACCAAACGCCGTCAACACCCAGGGGCGCAGCATCATCGGATTTTCAACAAACGTGGCCAGTGGCCATCGCGCGGTCAGATCCTGCATCGCAGCCTCTTCGCCCGTTTCAGCAGCCAGCGCCAACCCGCAGATGCCTTTTTCCGTACCCATGACCAAAGCCAATCCAAAGGGGCTGTCAAACCAGCCCCAAAAGATGGTCAGGTCAGCCCCTTTGCGCGCAAATTCACCCGGACTCATCGATTCCCATCGCAAGAACAGATCGTGCAACCTGCCCGTCCCGGATAACCCCAGCGAATGCGCTGTTTCCAATGTCGTAAACCGGTCGCGCATCAACGTCTTGGCATGACCCAGCATCAGATATTGTTGATAGCGCTTGGGCGACACGCCGACCCAACGCGAAAACAAACGCTGGAAATGAGCGGCACTCATCCCCATTTTGCTGGCGATCTGTTCCAACTGCATCGGGTCCTCCGCCTTGTCGATCAAGTCGATCGCGCGGCGCATCACCTGATAATGATAGCCATCATCAGTGTTGGGGGTGGATATCGGTTTAATCTGTGTCATGGCCCCAATCTAGGCAATTGACGGCTTCCAAGCGACCCGAAACTTGCGCGAAATTCAATGCGCCCCGCGCAGACAAAATTGGCCGCTTTGCCTTGCCCTGAACAAGAAATCCGAACATACCACGGCCCATGACCAAACAGCTCGACTATCATACCATCCGCGAAATCTTTACGCGCTTTCATCACGCAGAGCCTGAGCCGAAGGGTGAATTAGAG
Protein-coding sequences here:
- the mnmD gene encoding tRNA (5-methylaminomethyl-2-thiouridine)(34)-methyltransferase MnmD — translated: MQNQSDQIEWRDGDVPVSTQFDDPFFSLDDGVAETEHVFLAGNDLPARFVDGFHIAELGFGTGLNLLVAWDAWEKAGCSGTLFFTSFEAFPLSKADMERAHAAFPDFGGKRDILKDAWEPYGGVLNLPGVQVDVVLGDARETVSQWEGRADAWFLDGFSPAKNPELWGEGLMCDVAKHTQPYGTAATYTAAGFVRRNLATAGFAVERTEGYGRKRHMTRAKLPS
- a CDS encoding FAD-binding oxidoreductase; the protein is MVDITIRGAGIFGLSVAWACVKRGARIQVIDPYGPAAGSSGGIVGALAPHVPEKWNTKKAFQLDSLLMAKDFWSDIEHAGGGASGYARNGRLQPVHDENALDLARKRAETASNVWQDNAQWHVVRATGAAWEPISTTGWLIQDTLSALIHPRKACDALVRALAAKGVQVTADGADRGHVLWATGVAGLEALNKGHHRPVGSGEKGQAALLDHNAAGHAQLFAGGVHIIPHLDGTVAVGSTSERAYDRAAETDDQLHAVIAAARDAVPSLKDARVIQRWAGLRPRSRSRAPMLGPWPERPGHFIANGGFKIGFGMAPKIADVMADLLLEGRDRIPDGFRVEDSF
- a CDS encoding NADPH-dependent FMN reductase, which encodes MTTPKILGISGSLRTESTNRKLLREAARLFGECDYSEAEIHFPLYDGDDEEKTGIPDAVKKLHAQIGAADAVLISTPEYNKGPSGVLKNALDWVSRVEGNPWNNKPLAVMSAAAGRAGGERAQMILRGFMVPFRPMILQGPEIHLAASQKQFDENGRLTGEIYIKELSALMQSLKTLINKMS
- a CDS encoding OmpA family protein — protein: MISSKLTLASVLVGAMTLGACTETGQIGAGPNDPNQKTKNGALIGAGAGALIGALSKGDGNRGDAALKGALIGGAIGGGVGYSLDKQEADLRRQLDSNVIITNTGDRLIVTLPQDILFATDSTTVNAGLRDDLRALANNVNVYANSTLQIIGHTDSDGEAAYNQQLSEGRAFAVANVLVADGVPPSRIQSIGRGESQPIASNLSAAGKAQNRRVEIVILPNAR
- a CDS encoding bifunctional helix-turn-helix domain-containing protein/methylated-DNA--[protein]-cysteine S-methyltransferase, encoding MTQIKPISTPNTDDGYHYQVMRRAIDLIDKAEDPMQLEQIASKMGMSAAHFQRLFSRWVGVSPKRYQQYLMLGHAKTLMRDRFTTLETAHSLGLSGTGRLHDLFLRWESMSPGEFARKGADLTIFWGWFDSPFGLALVMGTEKGICGLALAAETGEEAAMQDLTARWPLATFVENPMMLRPWVLTAFGAQGGKLDKAPLYLIGAPFQIKVWEALLSIPSGQVTTYSEIASAVGKPKAVRAVGTAVGRNPVSWLIPCHRALRKSGALGGYHWGLPVKRAMLAYEAARAEA